One window from the genome of SAR324 cluster bacterium encodes:
- a CDS encoding radical SAM protein, translated as MQTLSEQTGIQSDSSRLKTTVRIVADAEVPSAHKQDWFYTPTGEPRGYIQPRLLKELWFHTGTICNLQCPFCLEGSKPGDTRLASLRLEDAVPFMDEALTMGVEQFSFTGGEPFVIKDIVEILNYALDHRPCLVLTNGTDPLLRRFKQILPLRDKPHELSFRISLDFPDQERHDAGRGKGNFHKSLKTLTNLFQSGFHVSVARQSSRGENPREIHAAYQHLFIEAGLPTDVPIVAFPDFLTPSSFAEVPPISENCIRTYKKEESSRARFMCYSSKMVLKKQEKMKVYACTLVDDDPDYDLGETLTEAMKIRVMLKHHRCYSCFAYGASCSQLD; from the coding sequence ATGCAAACACTTTCTGAACAGACAGGAATTCAATCAGATTCATCCCGTTTAAAAACAACCGTGCGGATCGTCGCCGATGCAGAAGTTCCATCAGCGCATAAACAGGATTGGTTCTACACCCCGACGGGAGAACCTCGCGGATATATTCAACCGCGACTCCTGAAAGAATTGTGGTTTCATACGGGCACGATCTGTAATTTACAGTGTCCCTTCTGTCTGGAAGGCTCCAAGCCGGGGGATACCCGACTGGCAAGTCTGAGATTAGAAGACGCCGTGCCATTTATGGATGAAGCGTTGACCATGGGCGTCGAACAATTTTCGTTCACAGGAGGAGAACCTTTTGTCATCAAGGATATTGTTGAAATTCTCAATTATGCGCTGGATCACCGTCCTTGTCTGGTTCTGACCAATGGCACAGATCCGTTACTGAGACGCTTCAAACAAATTCTTCCTCTCCGCGATAAACCTCATGAGTTATCATTCAGAATCAGCCTCGATTTTCCTGATCAGGAGCGACATGACGCGGGACGGGGGAAAGGGAATTTTCATAAATCATTGAAGACGCTGACGAACCTGTTTCAAAGTGGCTTTCATGTTTCCGTGGCACGACAATCCTCACGCGGGGAGAATCCCCGGGAAATCCATGCTGCTTATCAACATTTATTCATTGAAGCGGGATTACCAACCGACGTTCCAATAGTCGCTTTTCCTGATTTTCTCACGCCCAGTTCCTTCGCGGAAGTTCCCCCGATCAGCGAAAATTGTATCCGAACCTACAAAAAAGAAGAAAGCAGTCGTGCCCGGTTTATGTGCTATTCCAGTAAAATGGTATTGAAAAAACAGGAAAAAATGAAAGTTTACGCCTGCACCCTGGTGGATGATGACCCGGATTATGATCTTGGAGAAACATTGACAGAGGCCATGAAAATCCGGGTCATGCTGAAACATCATCGTTGCTATTCCTGTTTTGCCTATGGCGCATCCTGTAGCCAGCTTGATTGA
- a CDS encoding FAD-dependent oxidoreductase gives MNKQKTVIALVIVMLVGLFFIFDLDQYLRLSYFKSQYQQILLYYEAHTLQTIATFFLIYTIITALSVPGATVLTLASGAVFGLIKGTIIVSFASTLGATLAFLISRFLLRDFVQQRFVSQARAINDAITREGAFYLFTLRLVPAVPFFVINLVMGLTPIKTQTFFWVSQVGMLAGTLVFVNAGTELAKLENIRDILSPGLIFSFTLLGLFPWIARKVLRFIKSRKILADWPKPAKFDRNLIVIGAGSGGLVSAYIAAVSKARVTLVEKHLMGGDCLNTGCVPSKALIRSAKFLSHIQRASEFGIKSADARFDFADVMERVRNVIGQVAPHDSIERYTQLGVECVQGTATLKSPYHVEIRTHTGATQTLTTRNIIIAAGARPLVPPIPGLDQMDVLTSDNVWNLRKLPQRLVVLGGGPIGCELAQSFRRLGSEVFQLEMAPRLMIREDPEISEMVMNRFRKEGVHVLVNHKASRFERNGDVKIIYCQHEGREVRIECDEILCALGRVANTKGYGLEELGIPLTPAKTIETNEYLQTLYPNIYACGDVAGPFQFTHTAAHQAWYAAVNALFGSLKKFRTDYSVIPWSTFTDPEVARVGLNEQDAKQKNIPYEVTVYGLDDLDRAIADGEAHGLVKVLTVPGKDRILGVTIVGEHAGDLIAEYILAMKHGLGLNKILGTIHIYPTLAEANKYAAGQWKRAHAPEKLLRWVEKFHQWQLR, from the coding sequence ATGAACAAGCAAAAAACTGTCATTGCCCTTGTTATTGTAATGCTGGTCGGATTATTTTTTATTTTCGATCTCGATCAGTATCTCCGGTTGAGTTATTTCAAAAGCCAGTATCAGCAAATTTTACTGTATTATGAAGCTCACACCCTTCAAACCATCGCCACTTTCTTTTTGATCTACACCATAATCACAGCCTTATCTGTTCCAGGAGCCACGGTACTGACTTTGGCCTCAGGAGCTGTTTTCGGATTGATCAAAGGGACCATCATTGTATCCTTCGCCTCCACGCTGGGAGCGACCCTGGCGTTTCTGATCTCGCGCTTTCTGTTGAGAGATTTTGTTCAGCAACGATTCGTGTCGCAAGCACGAGCTATCAATGACGCTATCACCAGGGAAGGCGCGTTTTACCTCTTTACATTAAGACTGGTTCCAGCCGTTCCATTTTTTGTGATTAATCTGGTGATGGGACTGACACCCATAAAAACACAGACTTTTTTCTGGGTGAGTCAGGTCGGAATGCTGGCGGGAACCCTGGTTTTTGTCAATGCGGGAACCGAATTGGCAAAACTGGAAAATATCCGTGATATTCTCTCTCCGGGGCTGATCTTTTCCTTCACCTTGCTGGGCCTTTTTCCATGGATTGCGCGCAAGGTTTTGAGATTCATCAAGTCCCGGAAAATTCTGGCGGACTGGCCCAAACCTGCAAAATTTGACAGGAATCTAATCGTTATCGGCGCAGGCTCCGGGGGGCTGGTCTCTGCTTATATTGCCGCGGTGAGCAAAGCCAGAGTCACGCTGGTAGAAAAACATCTGATGGGTGGGGATTGTCTGAATACCGGATGTGTTCCCTCCAAGGCTTTGATTCGTTCAGCCAAATTTCTGTCTCACATTCAACGTGCCTCTGAGTTCGGCATCAAGTCCGCTGATGCCCGGTTTGATTTCGCGGATGTGATGGAACGTGTCCGGAATGTGATCGGGCAGGTGGCGCCGCATGATTCCATTGAACGATACACACAACTGGGCGTGGAATGCGTTCAGGGCACGGCCACCCTCAAATCGCCGTATCATGTGGAAATACGGACCCACACGGGAGCGACACAAACATTGACCACCCGCAACATCATTATTGCCGCCGGTGCCAGACCTCTTGTTCCCCCCATTCCCGGCCTTGATCAAATGGACGTGCTGACCTCCGACAATGTGTGGAACCTGCGCAAACTGCCGCAACGCCTCGTGGTGCTGGGAGGTGGGCCGATTGGCTGTGAACTGGCGCAAAGTTTCAGACGACTGGGAAGTGAAGTGTTTCAGCTTGAAATGGCTCCGCGCCTGATGATTCGTGAAGATCCTGAAATTTCTGAGATGGTCATGAACCGTTTCAGGAAGGAAGGCGTTCATGTTCTGGTAAACCATAAAGCCAGCCGTTTTGAACGGAACGGTGATGTTAAAATAATCTATTGCCAGCATGAAGGACGTGAGGTACGGATTGAGTGTGATGAAATTCTGTGCGCGTTGGGGCGTGTCGCCAACACCAAAGGTTATGGTCTGGAAGAACTCGGGATTCCGCTGACCCCTGCGAAAACCATCGAAACCAATGAATATCTGCAAACCCTGTATCCCAATATTTACGCCTGCGGAGATGTCGCCGGGCCGTTCCAGTTCACCCATACCGCCGCTCATCAGGCCTGGTATGCCGCAGTCAATGCCCTGTTTGGATCCTTGAAAAAATTCAGAACGGATTATTCCGTCATTCCGTGGTCCACATTCACGGATCCTGAGGTGGCCCGTGTCGGACTCAATGAACAGGACGCAAAACAAAAAAATATTCCCTATGAAGTGACCGTTTACGGGCTGGATGATCTGGACCGTGCCATTGCCGATGGGGAGGCGCATGGCCTGGTCAAAGTCTTGACGGTGCCCGGGAAAGACAGAATTCTGGGTGTGACCATTGTGGGAGAACATGCCGGTGACTTGATCGCTGAATACATTCTAGCGATGAAACACGGACTGGGATTGAACAAAATTCTGGGAACGATTCACATTTATCCGACGCTTGCGGAAGCGAATAAATACGCGGCCGGACAATGGAAACGCGCTCATGCTCCCGAAAAGCTTTTGCGTTGGGTCGAAAAATTTCATCAATGGCAATTACGCTAA
- a CDS encoding dioxygenase: MHNTHKMPVIFVSHGAPDLPLTRIPAYHFFCTLSQKIPEPKGIVAISAHWLEKRPTVGTSSRLETIHDFYGFPPALYEMEYPAKNNDSLVETVCDSLTQGGIAYELNSIRGLDHGAWCPLRLMYPEADIPVIPVSLIGRGTPEQHLKTGQALATLREQGILILASGAMTHNLAGMKPEGSLPDPWAINFVAWIEDKLMTQNQESLLRYRERAPQAGYVHPSTEHFDPLLVAVGAAGDDTCSKLHASFSYGNLSMASYGFGMV; encoded by the coding sequence ATGCACAACACACATAAAATGCCGGTAATTTTTGTTTCTCATGGCGCTCCGGATTTGCCCTTAACACGGATCCCCGCCTATCATTTTTTTTGTACATTGAGTCAGAAAATTCCTGAACCAAAGGGCATTGTGGCCATATCCGCACACTGGCTTGAAAAAAGACCGACCGTTGGTACCAGTTCCAGACTGGAAACAATTCATGATTTTTACGGATTTCCTCCGGCACTGTATGAAATGGAATATCCTGCAAAAAATAACGATTCACTGGTTGAAACGGTGTGTGATTCCTTAACACAGGGAGGTATCGCTTATGAGTTGAATTCAATCCGTGGACTGGATCATGGTGCCTGGTGCCCGTTGCGTCTGATGTATCCTGAAGCGGATATTCCTGTCATTCCCGTCAGTCTGATTGGCAGAGGAACCCCTGAACAACATCTGAAAACCGGACAGGCTCTGGCAACTTTGAGAGAACAGGGAATTCTGATTCTGGCCTCAGGAGCCATGACCCATAATCTGGCTGGCATGAAACCAGAGGGGAGTTTACCGGATCCATGGGCGATTAATTTTGTAGCCTGGATTGAGGATAAATTAATGACACAAAATCAGGAATCGTTGCTTCGTTATCGGGAAAGGGCGCCTCAAGCAGGTTATGTCCATCCTTCCACAGAACATTTTGATCCGTTGCTGGTCGCCGTTGGTGCTGCGGGGGACGATACCTGCTCAAAACTCCATGCCAGTTTCAGTTATGGCAATCTTTCCATGGCGTCCTATGGCTTTGGTATGGTCTAA
- a CDS encoding aminopeptidase P family protein codes for MASAKITQTLQNLRKQLRKQQLQMYWVPASDEHLNEYVPPNKRRLEALTGFTGSAGTGIFCLDGKHHLFVDSRYHLQAEQEVDENLFEIHKLGKQGVLEPENWMANLQQNKQGQTLRVGIDPFIISVFQFNRTLKKIAEGGVILMAVSPNLVDLSLEGKRPLAPAQVIFPLDLNKAGVRSDEKLRKVRESMKKQNVDVLCLTELDEIAWITNLRGSDIPHNPVFESFALVTKNKAYCFCHAESNGVELKTRRTCWEFYPYDAFLPFLKKIVEQESGQIWMDAKHTTMGIYTTIPDSSRIYNRTNPVAELKALKNPVEIACSEQAHRHSGKAKIRSFVHLEQQIAQAQHISEASYALDLYEFYASEPGFTDLSFPTIAAYGPNSAMVHYSTPDPRQFLKAGGLLLVDSGIQGNGGTTDDTRTIVIGTPDDRQREIYTHVLKAHIRLASQIFPEGTTGSGLDAITRADLWNSGMDFGHGTGHGVGAFLNVHEGPFRISPMAHDSGIPAGVILSNEPGYYETGWSGIRLENLYVVVVLDHLEPHPSGKKWLGFRPLTMIPFERKLICPEMLGSHEKKWLNQYHEEVLRQIGPMLENPVEQAWLEHACKIFA; via the coding sequence ATGGCATCCGCAAAGATCACTCAAACCCTTCAGAATTTACGCAAACAATTAAGGAAGCAACAGTTACAGATGTATTGGGTGCCTGCATCCGATGAACATCTCAATGAATATGTTCCGCCCAACAAGCGTCGCCTTGAGGCACTCACCGGATTTACCGGGTCTGCCGGCACCGGTATTTTTTGTCTGGACGGCAAGCATCATTTATTTGTGGATTCCCGCTATCATTTGCAGGCGGAACAGGAAGTGGATGAAAATCTGTTTGAAATTCATAAATTGGGAAAACAAGGGGTGCTTGAACCTGAAAACTGGATGGCAAATCTTCAGCAAAACAAACAGGGACAGACACTGCGAGTCGGGATTGATCCATTCATCATCAGTGTGTTCCAATTCAATCGGACCCTGAAAAAAATTGCGGAGGGGGGCGTGATTTTGATGGCGGTGTCTCCCAATCTGGTTGATTTGTCTCTTGAGGGCAAACGCCCCCTCGCACCGGCACAGGTCATTTTCCCCCTGGATCTGAACAAGGCTGGAGTACGCTCGGATGAAAAACTCCGAAAAGTCAGGGAAAGCATGAAAAAACAGAACGTTGATGTTTTATGCCTGACAGAACTGGATGAGATTGCCTGGATCACCAATCTGAGGGGAAGTGATATTCCGCATAATCCTGTGTTTGAAAGCTTTGCGCTGGTGACAAAAAATAAGGCTTATTGTTTCTGCCATGCGGAATCCAATGGCGTAGAATTGAAAACACGGCGAACCTGCTGGGAATTTTATCCCTATGACGCCTTTCTTCCCTTTCTCAAAAAAATTGTTGAACAGGAATCCGGGCAAATATGGATGGATGCCAAACACACCACCATGGGGATCTACACCACCATCCCTGATAGTTCACGCATCTACAACCGAACCAATCCGGTAGCGGAACTCAAAGCCTTAAAAAATCCTGTGGAAATCGCCTGTAGTGAACAAGCTCATCGTCATTCAGGAAAAGCAAAAATTCGCAGTTTTGTTCATCTGGAACAGCAAATCGCACAGGCTCAGCATATTTCGGAAGCGTCTTATGCCCTGGATTTGTATGAATTTTACGCGTCAGAACCCGGATTTACAGATCTGAGTTTTCCAACCATTGCGGCCTATGGTCCCAATTCCGCGATGGTACATTATTCCACACCGGATCCCCGACAATTTTTGAAAGCGGGTGGTTTGTTGCTGGTGGATTCAGGGATTCAGGGAAATGGTGGTACGACTGATGACACCAGAACCATTGTCATCGGGACACCTGATGACAGGCAACGTGAAATTTATACCCATGTGCTGAAAGCGCATATCCGGCTTGCCAGCCAGATTTTTCCGGAAGGCACCACAGGCTCAGGACTGGATGCGATCACACGTGCCGATTTATGGAATTCAGGCATGGATTTCGGGCATGGCACCGGTCATGGTGTGGGGGCCTTCCTGAATGTTCATGAAGGCCCGTTCAGAATTTCACCAATGGCACATGACAGTGGAATTCCCGCAGGTGTTATTTTGTCCAATGAGCCTGGCTATTATGAAACAGGCTGGAGCGGCATCCGACTGGAAAATTTGTATGTGGTGGTGGTTCTGGACCATCTTGAACCTCATCCCTCCGGTAAAAAATGGCTGGGATTCAGACCCTTGACCATGATTCCCTTTGAGCGGAAACTCATTTGTCCTGAAATGCTGGGAAGTCATGAAAAAAAATGGCTGAATCAATACCATGAAGAGGTTCTCAGGCAGATCGGCCCCATGCTGGAAAATCCTGTCGAACAGGCATGGTTGGAACACGCCTGTAAAATTTTTGCATAA
- a CDS encoding TolC family protein: MTGNHVRFLLIQVLMVIGLVFAASVIRAQDLSQWIPEGSMTPEEIQSLMSKVELFMLDNEPYAKVTLKDILQYGLERSIDLKALKLAEQIARKSLALAQNKDFPVLISSLGWNNQISSGSSSATSFMTASGSEILGFSSTWTEKLSNGIEYSMTYQESRAHARALVIAKEGDNSEPSAYSDWLDKSSFSGSITVPLSKDSGEINQLSERIAEVSVQQSELDTEQSELSLLQEIGTTYWDMVGVVEAIEVQKAAVQLSENLLADNKARLQAGVVNETDVQISETQLVREKQALFSQQANAKRIEDVVKVALDLDQVNVGLYPKDKPQIKSYENDQQKLVQKVYEKDITLKKLNAAMLIYQYNMLDVDNQQKSDIDLVFGYAMNGYSSDPLKPVQYYGDTNLHGPSINLVWTVPFNGTLLSEKQQQIIQEREQLQLRIESQKSRLRIQLHSVLRSLALSTREIEFANTTVRLAKRQLQDEIQKMKLGKSTTFQVSQFQQQALTAIQQESAARINFEKTYLSLLVLTHDLYEVFALESPYHHQPK; the protein is encoded by the coding sequence ATGACTGGAAATCATGTACGTTTTTTATTGATCCAAGTGCTGATGGTCATCGGTTTGGTTTTTGCCGCATCGGTCATCAGAGCCCAAGACTTAAGCCAATGGATTCCAGAGGGAAGCATGACCCCTGAGGAAATTCAGTCGTTGATGTCCAAAGTAGAGTTATTCATGCTGGATAATGAACCTTATGCGAAGGTAACGCTGAAGGATATTCTTCAATATGGATTGGAACGAAGTATCGACCTCAAGGCTCTCAAACTGGCAGAACAAATTGCGCGAAAATCGCTGGCATTAGCCCAGAACAAGGATTTTCCGGTTTTGATCAGCAGTCTGGGTTGGAACAATCAGATCAGTTCAGGCTCGAGCTCGGCCACAAGTTTCATGACAGCGTCCGGTTCTGAAATTCTTGGATTTTCTTCAACATGGACAGAGAAGCTCAGCAATGGCATCGAATACAGCATGACCTATCAGGAAAGCCGCGCCCATGCGCGAGCCCTTGTCATCGCCAAGGAGGGTGACAATTCAGAACCTTCTGCTTATTCCGACTGGCTGGATAAAAGTTCTTTCAGTGGTTCGATCACTGTGCCGCTCAGCAAGGATAGCGGCGAAATCAACCAGTTGTCTGAACGAATCGCGGAGGTAAGTGTCCAGCAGTCAGAATTGGATACTGAACAGAGTGAGCTTTCACTGTTGCAGGAAATTGGTACGACTTATTGGGATATGGTGGGCGTTGTGGAAGCGATCGAAGTGCAAAAAGCCGCGGTTCAGCTTTCTGAAAACCTGCTGGCAGACAACAAAGCACGATTGCAGGCTGGCGTTGTGAATGAAACGGATGTGCAGATTTCAGAAACTCAACTGGTCCGTGAAAAGCAGGCGTTATTCAGCCAACAGGCTAATGCTAAACGCATTGAAGATGTGGTGAAAGTGGCCCTGGACCTTGATCAGGTCAATGTGGGACTTTACCCCAAAGACAAACCACAGATCAAATCTTATGAAAATGACCAGCAAAAGTTAGTACAAAAAGTTTATGAAAAAGATATCACGCTGAAAAAACTCAATGCCGCCATGCTGATCTATCAATACAACATGCTGGATGTGGACAATCAACAAAAGTCAGATATTGATCTGGTCTTTGGTTATGCCATGAATGGTTACAGTAGTGATCCCCTCAAACCTGTCCAGTATTATGGTGACACCAACCTGCATGGTCCAAGCATTAATCTGGTCTGGACGGTCCCATTCAATGGAACGTTGCTTTCTGAAAAGCAACAGCAAATCATTCAGGAACGTGAGCAACTTCAATTGCGGATTGAAAGTCAGAAAAGCCGCCTGAGGATACAACTCCATTCTGTGTTGAGATCTCTGGCATTATCTACCAGGGAAATTGAATTCGCAAATACGACAGTTCGTCTGGCCAAACGTCAGCTTCAGGATGAAATTCAGAAAATGAAACTCGGGAAAAGTACCACATTTCAGGTTTCTCAATTCCAGCAACAGGCGTTGACGGCCATCCAGCAGGAATCCGCGGCACGTATTAATTTTGAAAAAACCTATCTGTCGCTACTGGTTTTGACCCATGATCTCTATGAAGTTTTTGCACTGGAGTCCCCATACCATCACCAGCCAAAATGA
- a CDS encoding DUF2804 domain-containing protein, protein MKSYESSLVLPDGTIRFGIYDKPISRINYLDYDFRTPMGRKISLAEKWAGFNQFQYFGIISDDLLFGCAISNIRFIGVAFMYLYQPSTQRLIEYSYKQLLALGTSFSQSATHGTSRFSGKNVKVEMTSVLSPAEKHLKVQLGEELQADVFFSEADPPFHPMSICTRAGYNGWVYAQKVAGVAVQGKLSCALGEYDFAETEAYAHHDFSAGFMRRETFWNWACFSGALSDGTRLGLNVSCGVNETSYTENCLWVNGELIKVDLVRFDFDRNDIHSLWNIHSNDGQVDLIFYPEGFHAEKVNAVLAASNFKQFFGRFSGELNLRNQTFEITDMPGFVEDHYAKW, encoded by the coding sequence ATGAAATCCTATGAATCATCGCTTGTCCTGCCAGATGGAACCATTCGTTTTGGCATTTATGACAAACCCATTTCCCGGATCAATTATCTGGATTATGATTTCCGTACTCCGATGGGACGAAAAATATCCCTTGCGGAAAAATGGGCCGGTTTCAATCAGTTCCAGTATTTCGGTATCATCAGCGATGACCTTCTGTTTGGTTGCGCGATCAGCAATATCAGGTTTATAGGGGTTGCCTTCATGTACCTCTATCAGCCTTCAACCCAACGTCTGATAGAATATTCCTACAAACAGCTATTGGCCTTGGGTACCAGCTTCAGTCAGTCGGCCACACATGGCACCAGCCGATTCAGCGGGAAAAATGTTAAGGTTGAAATGACCAGCGTGTTGAGTCCTGCTGAGAAGCATCTCAAAGTTCAGCTTGGCGAGGAACTTCAGGCGGATGTCTTTTTTTCTGAAGCGGATCCGCCGTTTCATCCCATGTCTATCTGCACGCGTGCGGGATACAATGGGTGGGTTTACGCACAGAAAGTCGCGGGTGTCGCTGTGCAGGGAAAATTGAGTTGCGCCTTGGGCGAATATGACTTTGCGGAAACAGAAGCTTATGCCCACCATGATTTTTCCGCGGGTTTCATGCGTCGCGAAACATTTTGGAATTGGGCCTGTTTTTCCGGAGCGCTGAGTGATGGAACCAGACTGGGGCTCAATGTGTCCTGTGGTGTCAATGAAACCAGCTATACAGAAAATTGTCTGTGGGTGAATGGGGAATTGATCAAGGTCGATCTGGTCCGTTTCGATTTTGATCGTAATGACATCCACTCCTTGTGGAACATTCATTCCAACGATGGTCAGGTGGACCTGATATTTTATCCGGAAGGATTCCATGCGGAAAAAGTCAACGCGGTCCTGGCCGCCAGCAATTTCAAACAGTTTTTTGGCAGATTCTCCGGTGAATTGAATTTGCGCAATCAAACCTTTGAAATTACTGATATGCCCGGTTTTGTGGAAGACCACTACGCCAAGTGGTGA
- a CDS encoding adenylate/guanylate cyclase domain-containing protein, producing the protein MIQYCLRFISISALLWLLCWQPAVAEALIDVTSPVVESGKIDLSNWNFSDDGIVKLHGGWQFFWSVFLTKEEILSGQFEEHRGIISAPGGWNRHQWQGKDVGGIGYGTYFLEIKVNPQELLMIVFTSVGTAYRLYVNGNYVGGQGKPGKTIEEAIPQLEPLMFELPHTDNLGIVVQVSNYEDWQGGIWDAVLIGHAKDIRERRERNLVLDLFLFGGFLIIGLYHIGLYSLRPKDRSAFYFSMICLLIGLRTILVGERYVRQLLPSLEFGLLFKVEYLSFYLTVTAMGLFIHSLFPREFSRKIMFFMVFMGVVFSGVVILTPPAIYTYTVHTYQVFAMLCGLYFIYSMIFALWRRREGSFIFLTGFSVFFGASVNDILHANQIIHTGNYASIGLLIFIFCQALLLSIKFSQAFNLVERQADDLFLLNRAANRFVPNQLIQRLGKSSIVDINLGDCIQLNMTILFSDIRDFTTLSETMTPEENFRFLNSYLRHMEPIIHEHGGVIDKYIGDSNMAIFDDPENGVKAAIGMHLKLHEYNEFREKAGYRPVAIGIGINSGELMLGTIGGSYRMEETVISNAVNIAARVEGMTKQYGTTILISENTFYNLKNPTDYKVRLIDNVIAKGKSEPVTIYEVFNGEPPEICELKTQYLKTYENAVALYYMKRFRSAMRQFEVCLKTYPKDKVCQIYLERCQALLDGKATWQEVTELREK; encoded by the coding sequence ATGATTCAATATTGTTTAAGGTTTATCAGCATTTCGGCACTGCTATGGTTACTCTGCTGGCAACCTGCCGTGGCTGAGGCGCTCATTGACGTGACCTCACCTGTTGTTGAATCGGGGAAAATAGACTTGTCCAACTGGAATTTTTCGGATGATGGCATAGTGAAACTTCACGGAGGCTGGCAGTTTTTCTGGTCGGTTTTTCTCACAAAAGAAGAGATCCTTAGCGGTCAGTTTGAGGAACACCGGGGGATTATCTCAGCACCGGGAGGATGGAACCGTCATCAATGGCAAGGAAAAGATGTTGGCGGTATTGGTTACGGGACCTACTTTCTGGAGATTAAGGTCAATCCGCAGGAACTCCTGATGATTGTATTTACGAGCGTTGGAACAGCCTATCGACTCTATGTCAACGGCAATTATGTCGGCGGTCAGGGAAAACCAGGAAAAACGATTGAAGAAGCGATTCCGCAACTTGAACCACTCATGTTTGAGCTTCCCCACACCGACAACCTTGGAATTGTTGTTCAGGTTTCAAATTATGAAGATTGGCAGGGCGGCATCTGGGATGCAGTTCTGATTGGTCATGCCAAAGACATCCGCGAACGCCGTGAACGCAATCTGGTGCTCGACCTGTTTCTGTTCGGCGGCTTTCTGATTATTGGTTTGTACCATATAGGTCTGTATTCATTACGTCCCAAAGACCGGTCCGCGTTTTATTTTTCCATGATTTGTCTTCTGATCGGATTGAGAACCATCCTGGTCGGTGAACGTTATGTCCGTCAGTTGCTGCCCTCACTGGAATTCGGACTGTTGTTCAAAGTTGAATATCTCAGTTTTTATCTCACCGTGACAGCCATGGGTTTGTTCATCCACTCCCTGTTTCCCCGGGAATTTTCCAGAAAAATAATGTTTTTTATGGTGTTCATGGGGGTTGTGTTTTCCGGTGTCGTGATTCTAACCCCACCAGCGATTTATACTTACACCGTTCATACCTATCAGGTGTTTGCGATGCTGTGCGGACTCTACTTCATTTATTCCATGATATTCGCCTTATGGCGAAGACGGGAAGGATCTTTCATTTTTCTGACAGGGTTTTCTGTTTTCTTCGGGGCCTCTGTGAATGATATTCTGCATGCCAACCAGATCATTCACACTGGAAATTATGCCTCTATTGGTCTGTTGATTTTTATTTTCTGCCAGGCTCTTCTGCTGTCCATCAAATTTTCACAGGCCTTCAATCTCGTAGAACGTCAAGCCGATGATTTATTTCTGCTGAACCGGGCCGCCAACCGGTTTGTGCCAAACCAGTTGATCCAGCGTCTTGGAAAATCCAGTATTGTGGATATCAATCTGGGGGATTGTATACAACTGAACATGACGATCCTGTTTTCTGACATCCGTGATTTCACCACGCTTTCAGAAACCATGACACCCGAAGAAAACTTCAGGTTTCTCAATTCCTATCTTCGGCACATGGAACCCATAATTCATGAGCATGGTGGTGTCATTGATAAATACATCGGTGATTCCAACATGGCGATCTTTGATGACCCGGAAAATGGCGTAAAAGCCGCGATCGGAATGCATCTCAAACTCCATGAATACAACGAGTTTCGGGAAAAAGCAGGATACCGTCCAGTGGCAATCGGCATTGGAATCAATTCAGGGGAATTGATGCTGGGCACCATTGGCGGAAGTTACAGGATGGAAGAGACTGTGATCAGCAACGCCGTGAACATTGCGGCCCGGGTCGAAGGCATGACCAAACAGTATGGAACCACGATTCTGATCAGCGAAAACACATTCTATAATCTTAAAAATCCCACTGATTATAAAGTGCGCCTGATTGATAACGTCATTGCCAAAGGAAAGTCAGAACCTGTCACGATCTATGAAGTGTTCAATGGAGAACCCCCGGAAATATGCGAACTCAAGACGCAATACCTCAAAACCTACGAAAACGCCGTTGCGCTGTATTACATGAAACGTTTCCGTTCAGCCATGCGCCAGTTTGAGGTTTGCCTCAAAACCTACCCCAAGGACAAAGTCTGCCAAATTTACCTTGAACGTTGCCAGGCACTGCTTGACGGCAAAGCCACCTGGCAGGAAGTGACGGAATTGAGGGAGAAGTGA